The following nucleotide sequence is from Oxalobacteraceae sp. CFBP 8761.
GTAGTACTTGTCAGTCGAGGAACTGATGTAGGCGCTTGCAGATCTAATACTAGCTCTAGGCCTAATGCTCCATCTGCTACAGCGGTCAACGTCTGTAACCAATCAGGGTTTTTTGACTGAAGTGCCACGATGTAAGAACTTACCAATGCATCGATCGCAGCATCTTCACTTAGTTCCTCACTTGCAGCTCGGGCCTCTCGTGCAGCTGGGCCCAAAAGAGTTGCCTTTCCCTGATCTACTGAAACGATCGGTTTGGCTCGAATCGCTGAAAAATCTAAAGTACATAGCCTGCGCAAAAATCCCGATGTTAATTTTTCGGACGGGATTTCTCTCCCTGCTGCCGCAAGTCGATTCTTCGCATGAATAGAGAAGTCATCAATAATACTTTGGAAAAGTGCCTCGTCAGCATCCAAAACTTCAGAAGGCGCTATGCTGTCTACATATACTGCCCTGACCAAGCCGCCACTAGTCTCTTCTTTTCTTAATACACCTTCAGAAACCAGTCTAGAAGTGAAATCCTCAAGCGCTGACGCGGGCAAGGACATGCCATAGGCACTAGCCATTCGGTCAGCTAAAACTTGTGCATCGTAGATCTGTCCAGCCAGGTCATTCACCAAGGGTCTAATCAATACGGCAACACCTCCAAATAAATCTGTTTGCATAGACTCTCCACAATTGCGAAGTAAAGCGAATGCGATAACTGGTCTACTCGGATTAATCTGCATGATCAGGACTAAAATTAAGAAAAAGAAAATATACCATTATTATTTCCTCCTGTAACCTTGTCTAAACCTTTGGCGTTGTTTAAAAACTTAAAGATAAAAAAAACGGCACCCCTCAGGGTGCCGTTTCGCTTTCAACTCAGACGATTACTCGCCGTCGTCGTGCTGCTCAGCCGAAGCCGAAGCAACTTGCTGGTCTTCCATCGCTTGCAGCTCGGCGGCCATATTGGCCTTCTCTTGCTGCAGCAGTGCCTGGCGCTCTTCCGCTTCCCACACTTCCTTCTCTTTGCGAGCGCGGTGGAATGCCAGACCCGTACCGCCCGGGATCAGGCGACCGACGATGACGTTCTCTTTCAGGCCGCGCAGACCGTCGCGCTTGCCCATGATCGCCGCTTCGGTCAGCACGCGGGTGGTTTCCTGGAACGATGCGGCCGAGATGAACGAATCGGTCGACAGCGATGCCTTGGTAATACCCAGCAGCACGTTTTCGTACGTTGCCGGCAGCTTGCCCACCGCGTTCATGCGGTCGTTCTGGTCCAGCAGCTCCGAACGCTCGACCTGCTCGCCGATGATGTAGTCGGTGTCGCCTGCTTCGACGATCTGAACACGACGCAGCATCTGGCGAACGATCACCTCGATGTGCTTGTCGTTGATCTTCACGCCTTGCAGACGGTACACGTCCTGCACTTCGTCGACGATGTAGCGGGCCAGCGATTCGATACCCAGCAGGCGCAGGATGTCTTGCGGATCGGCAGGGCCGTCGACAATCATCTCGCCCTTGTTCACGACTTGACCATCGTGGACCAGCACTTGCTTGTCCTTGGTGATCAGGAACTCATGCTTGTTGCCGTCCATGTCGGTGATCTCAAGGCGTTGCTTGCCCTTGGTCTCTTTACCGAATGCGACAGTACCCGTGACTTCCGCCAGCATGCCGGCGTCTTTTGGCGAACGTGCTTCGAACAGCTCGGCAACGCGTGGCAGACCACCGGTAATGTCTCGCGTCTTCTGCGATTCAGTCGGGATACGTGCCAGCACTTCACCGACGGACACTTGCTGACCGTCCTTGACCATGATCAGCGAGCCAACCTGGAAACCAATGGCCACGGCGTGTTCGGTGCCCGCGATCTTGACTTCCTGGTTCTCTTCGTTCAGCAGCTTGACCTGCGGACGCAGCACCTTGCCAGCCGAACCACGACGCTTCGGATCGATCGCGACGAGAGTCGACAGACCGGTCACATCGTCCACCTGGCGAGCGACGGTGACGCCCTCTTCCACGTTTTCGAAGCGGATGGTACCAGCGTACTCGGTGATGATCGGACGGGTCAGCGGATCCCACGTTGCCAGGGCGATACCAGCTTTGACAGCCTGGCCATCCTTGACGATCAGGGTCGCACCGTACGGCACCTTGTGACGCTCGCGCTCACGGCCGTGATCGTCCGTGATCAGCACTTCGCCCGAACGGGTAATGACGATTTGCGCGCCCTTGCCGTTGGTGACGTAACGCATGGTTGCCGTAAAGCGAACCGTACCGTTCGACTTGGCTTCGACCGACGATGCCACTGCTGCACGCGATGCCGCACCACCGATGTGGAACGTACGCATGGTCAGCTGGGTACCCGGCTCACCAATCGACTGTGCTGCCACGACGCCGACTGCCTCACCGCTGTTGACCAGCATGCCGCGGCCCAGGTCGCGGCCATAGCACTTGGCGCACAGGCCGAAGCGCGTGTCGCAGTTCAGTGGCGTGCGGACCTTCACTTCGTCGATGCCGACGCGTTCGATCTCTTCGACCATGTCTTCGTCCAGCAGCGTGCCGGCTTCGAACAGGGTTTCCTGGGTTTCAGGATTGACGACATCGGTACCGGTGACACGGCCGAGGATACGGTCGCGCAGGGCTTCGATGACTTCACCACCTTCGACCAGCGCCTTCATGTGCGTGCCGTTGTTGGTGCCGCAATCGTCCTCGATCACCACCAGATCCTGCGTCACGTCGACCAGACGACGGGTCAGGTAACCCGAGTTTGCGGTCTTCAGCGCGGTATCGGCCAGACCTTTACGAGCGCCGTGGGTCGAAATGAAGTACTGAAGCACGTTCAGGCCTTCGCGGAAGTTCGCGGTAATCGGCGTTTCGATAATCGAACCGTCCGGTTTCGCCATCAGACCACGCATACCGGCCAGCTGACGAATCTGGGCTGCCGAACCACGGGCGCCCGAGTCGGCCATCATGTAAATCGCGTTGAACGATTCCTGGGTGCCTTCGGTGCCATCACGCTTGGTGACCGGCTCGATTTTCAGCTGGTCCATCATCGCCTTGCCGACTTCATCGGAGGTCTTGCCCCAGATGTCGACAACCTTGTTGTAGCGCTCGCCGGCGGTGACCAGACCCGAGCTGTACTGCTGCTCGATCTGTTTCACTTCGGCTTCAGCGGCAGCGATCATGCCCTTCTTGACGTCCGGGATCATCATGTCGTCGACGGCGATCGAGATACCGGCGCGCGTCGCCAGGCGGAAGCCCGACTGCATCAGCTTGTCGGCAAACACGACGGTCGCACGCAGACCGCACTTGCGGAACGACGTGTTGATCAGCTTCGAGATTTCTTTCTTCTTCAGCGAACGATTCAGCACCGAGAATGGCAAGCCTTTTGGCAGGATCTCGGACAGGATCGCACGGCCGACCGTGGTCTCGTAGCGGGTCAGGGTCTGGTCGAAGCCACCTTCGGCGTTACGTGGGAATTCCACGATACGCACGGTGATGCGGGTCGCCAGTTCGACTTCCTTGTTGTCGTACGCGCGGATGACTTCCGACACGTCCGGGAACATCATGCCTTCGCCCTTGGCGTTGATCGCCTCGCGCGATGCGTAGTACAGACCCAGCACAATATCCTGGGACGGCACGATCGACGGTTCGCCGTTCGATGGGAACAGGATGTTGTTCGACGCCAGCATCAGCGTACGTGCTTCCATCTGTGCTTCGATCGACAGCGGGACGTGGACAGCCATCTGGTCACCGTCGAAGTCGGCGTTGAACGCCGCGCAGACGAGTGGGTGCAGCTGGATGGCCTTGCCTTCGATCAGGACCGGCTCGAACGCCTGGATACCCAGACGGTGCAGCGTCGGCGCACGGTTCAGCATGATCGGGTGTTCCTTGATGACTTCTTCAAGGATGTCCCACACGACTGGCTCTTGCACTTCGACGAGCTTCTTCGCAGCCTTGATGGTCGTAGCCAGACCCATCAGTTCGAGCTTGTTGAAAATGAATGGCTTGAACAGCTCCAGAGCCATCAGTTTCGGCAGGCCGCACTGGTGCAGTTTCAGCTGTGGACCGACCACAATGACCGAACGGCCCGAGTAGTCGACGCGCTTGCCCAGCAAGTTCTGACGGAAACGACCGCCCTTACCCTTGATCATCTCGGCCAGCGACTTCAGCGGACGCTTGTTGGCGCCGGTCATCGCTTTACCGCGACGGCCGTTGTCCAGCAGCGAATCGACTGCTTCCTGCAGCATGCGCTTTTCGTTACGCGTAATGATCTCTGGTGCGCGCAGTTCCATCAGGCGCTTCAGGCGGTTATTACGGTTGATGACGCGGCGATACAGGTCGTTCAGGTCGGACGTGGCGAAACGGCCACCGTCCAGCGGGACGAGCGGACGCAGTTCTGGCGGCAGGACCGGCAGAACTTCCATGATCATCCATTCAGGCTTGATGCCCGAACGCTGGAACGCTTCAAGCACTTTCAGGCGCTTGGCGTATTTCTTGATCTTGGCTTCGGACTTCGACTCTTTGAGTTCCACGCGCAGCGCGTCGGCATCGCGGTGGATGTCGATCGAGCGCAGCAGTTCACGGATACCTTCGGCGCCCATGAATGCGGTGAAGTCGTCGCCGTACTCTTCGTACTTGGCAGCGTAGTCGTCTTCCGACATGATCTGGCTCTTCTTGAGCGGGGTCATGCCTGGATCGGTGACGACGTATGCTTCGAAATACAGCACGCGTTCGATGTCCCGCAGCGTCATGTCCAGGACCATGCCCAGACGCGATGGCAGCGACTTCAGGAACCAGATGTGCGCGACTGGCGAGGCCAGCTCGATGTGGCCCATGCGCTCACGACGCACCTTGGCCAGCGTGACTTCAACGCCGCACTTCTCGCAGATCACGCCGCGGTGCTTCAGGCGCTTGTACTTGCCGCACAGGCATTCGTAGTCCTTGATAGGACCAAAGATCTTGGCGCAGAACAGGCCATCGCGTTCAGGCTTGAACGTGCGGTAGTTGATGGTTTCCGGCTTCTTGACTTCGCCGAACGACCACGAACGGATTTTTTCAGGCGACGCCAGGCCAATCTTGATGGCGTCGAAACTTTCGTTTTGCTGAACTTGCTTGAATAGATCGAGCAGTGCTTTCATGTATCACTCCAGGTGATTGAATTCTTTACTGACTTGCTTGCCGCCAGCTCCTCACTGATTTTCGCCAGTGCTTGCAAACCCCCGACCCTAGAAACCGTCATTCCCGCGCAGGCGGGAATCCAAGTGTGCCGGCTGATTCACCGGGCTTAGGCCCCGGACTGCTCCGGGGGCGACGACTTCGAAGGTCGAAGAGCCAGCCCGAAGGCTGGCGGCCTTGCTGGCCTGCTTAGTTGCGCTCGAGATCGATATCGATACCCAGCGAACGGATTTCCTTCACCAGCACGTTGAACGACTCTGGCATGCCGGCTTCGATCACGTGGTCGCCTTTGACCAGGTTCTCGTAGACCTTCGTACGGCCGTTCACGTCATCCGACTTCACAGTCAGCATCTCTTGCAGCACGTACGATGCGCCGTACGCTTCCAGTGCCCACACCTCCATCTCACCGAAGCGCTGGCCGCCGAACTGGGCTTTACCGCCCAGTGGCTGCTGCGTCACGAGCGAGTACGGACCGGTCGAACGCGCGTGCATCTTGTCGTCGACCAGGTGATGCAGCTTCAGCATGTGCATGAAGCCAACGGTGACCTTGCGCTCGAATGCTTCGCCGGTGCGACCGTCGAACATCGTGACTTGGTTCTTCGACGGGGTCATGCCCAGGTTAGCAGCGATGTCGTCCGGGAACGCCAAATCAAGCATACGACGAATGTCTTCTTCGTGGGCGCCATCGAAGACCGGGGTCGCGAACGGCACGCCGTTCTTGAGGTTGCCCGCCAGGGTCAGGATCTCTTCATCGCTGAAGCTGTCCAGGTCTTCCTTGCGGCCGGTTTCGTTGTAGATCTTGTCCAGGAACACGCGCAGGTCTTGTGCCTTCGCTTGCGCCTGCAGCATTTCGCCGATGCGCCAGCCCAGGCCCTTGGCTGCCCAACCGAGGTGGGTTTCCAGGATCTGACCGACGTTCATGCGCGATGGCACGCCCAGCGGGTTCAGCACGACGTCAGCAGGACGACCGTCCGCCATGAACGGCATGTCTTCCACTGGCACGATACGCGAGACCACACCCTTGTTACCGTGACGGCCTGCCATCTTGTCGCCCGACTGCAGGCGGCGCTTGACGGCCAGGTAGACCTTGACCATCTTCTGCACGCCTGGCTGCAGCTCGTCGCCTTGCGTCAGCTTCTTGCGCTTCTCTTCGAAGGCCAGATCGAACTGGTGACGCTTCTCGTTGATCGATTCCTTGATCGCTTCGAGGGCGTTCGCGGTGTCGTCTTCTGCCGGACGGATGTCGAACCAGTGGAACTTGTCCAGGTCCGCCAGGTATTCGGCAGTAATCGCCGCGCCCTTGGCCATCTTCTTCGGACCGCCATTGACGATCTTGCCGATCAGCATGCGCTCCAGACGCTCGAAGGCATCGCCCTCGACAATACGCATCTGGTCGTTCAGGTCCAGGCGATAGCGCTTGAGTTCATCGTCGATGATCTGCTGGGCGCGCTTGTCACGCTGGATGCCTTCGCGGGTGAACACTTGGACGTCGATCACGGTGCCGACCATGCCCGAAGGCACGCGCAGCGAGGTGTCTTTCACGTCCGACGCTTTTTCGCCGAAGATCGCGCGCAACAGCTTTTCTTCTGGCGTCAGCTGGGTCTCGCCTTTTGGCGTGACCTTACCGACCAGCACGTCGCCAGCCTGCACTTCGGCGCCGATGTAGACGATGCCCGATTCATCCAGGCGCGCCAGCTGGTTTTCTGCCAGATTCGAGATGTCGCGGGTGATTTCTTCCGCGCCCAGCTTGGTGTCACGTGCGACGACCGACAGTTCTTCGATGTGAATCGAGGTGTAGCGGTCATCCTTGACGACGTTTTCCGAGATCAGGATCGAATCTTCGAAGTTCAGACCGTTCCACGGCATGAACGCCACCAGCATGTTCTGACCCAGGGCCAGTTCGCCCAGGTCGGTCGATGCGCCGTCGGCGATCACGTCGCCACGGGCGACGCGGTCACCAACCTGCACGATCGGACGCTGGTTGATGTTGGTGTTCTGGTTCGAACGGGTGTACTTGATCAGGTTGTAGATGTCGACGCCGACTTCACCAGCCTGTGCTTCATCGTCGTTCACGCGAATGACGACGCGGCCCGCATCGATGTAGTCGACCATACCGCCACGCAGTGCCTGCACGGTGGTACCCGAGTCGACTGCCACGGTGCGTTCGATACCGGTACCGACAACGGCCTTCTCAGGACGCAGGCAAGGCACGGCCTGACGCTGCATGTTGGCGCCCATCAGTGCACGGTTCGCATCATCGTGTTCCAGGAACGGAATCAGCGAGGCCGCAACCGACACGATCTGGCCTGGTGCAACGTCCATGTACTGGACGCGCTCTGGCGAGACCAGGATCGTTTCGCCGGCTTCACGCGACGAGACCAGCTCGTCGATCAGTTGGCCGTTTTCATTGATCGCGGCGTTTGCCTGGGCGATGATGTAGCGGCCTTCTTCGATGGCCGACAGGTAATCGATCTGGTCGGTGACCTTGGAACCGTCGACCTTGCGGTACGGGGTTTCCAGGAAGCCGTATTCGTTCAGGCGGGCATACAGTGCCAGCGAGTTGATCAGACCGATGTTCGGGCCTTCAGGCGTTTCGATCGGGCACACGCGGCCGTAGTGGGTCGGGTGCACGTCGCGCACCTCGAAGCCAGCACGTTCGCGGGTCAGACCGCCAGGGCCCAGAGCCGAAACGCGACGCTTGTGCGTCACTTCGGACAGCGGGTTGGTCTGGTCCATGAACTGGGACAGCTGCGACGAACCGAAGAATTCACGGATCGCAGCCGAAATCGGCTTGCTGTTGATCAGGTCATGCGGCATCAGGTTGTCCGCTTCGGCCTGGCCGAGACGTTCCTTGACTGCACGTTCCACGCGGACCAGGCCAGCACGGAATTGATTCTCAGCCAGCTCGCCGACGCAACGGACGCGACGGTTACCCAGGTGATCGATGTCATCGACTTCGCCGCGGCCATTGCGCAGCTCGACGAGGATCTTGATCACGGCCAGGATGTCTTCGTTCGACATGGTCATGTCGCCGGTCAGTTCATCACGGCCGATACGGCGGTTGAACTTCATGCGGCCGACAGCCGACAGGTCGTAGCGTTCCGGCATGTAGAACAAGCCGTTGAACAGCGCTTCGACCGATTCTTCGGTTGGCGGTTCGCCAGGACGCATCATGCGGTAGATCGCCACGCGCGCCGCAGTGCGGTCAGCGGTGTCGTCGGTGCGCAGGGTTTGCGAGATGTAGCCGCCCTGGTCCAGATCGTTGGTGTACAGCGTCTGGATTTCGGTCACGTCTGCGTCGCGCAGCTTGCCCAGCAGTTCTTCGGTCAGCTCGTCGTTGGCAACGGCGATGACTTCACCGGTGTCCTGGTCGACGATGTTCTTGGCCAGCACGCGGCCCAGCAGATAGTCTTCAGGGACCGAGATGGTCTTGATGCCGGCAGCTTCGATGTCACGGACGTGCTTCGCGTTGATACGCTTGTCCTTGGTGACAATGGTCTTGCCCGACTTCGGATCGACGATGTCGAAACGCGCGACTTCGCCGCGCAGGCGCTCAGGGACGAACTCGAGTTCGCCGCCGTCGTTGCGCACGACGAAGTTGTCGAAGACGAAGAAGTTAGCCAGGATCTGTTCCGGCGTCATGCCGATGGCCTTGAGCAGGATCGTCACTGGCATCTTGCGGCGACGGTCGACGCGGAAGAACAGGATGTCTTTCGGGTCGAACTCGAAGTCGAGCCACGAGCCGCGGTAAGGAATGATCCGTGCCGAGAACAGGAGCTTGCCCGACGAGTGCGTCTTGCCGCGGTCGTGCTCGAAGAACACGCCCGGCGAACGGTGCAGCTGGGACACGATCACGCGCTCGGTGCCGTTGATCACGAACGAACCGTTCGTGGTCATCAGTGGCAGCTCGCCCATGTAGACTTCTTGTTCCTTCATTTCCTTGACGACTGGCTTGGTCGGCGATTCCTTGTCCAGGATCACCAGACGCACCTTGGCGCGCAGCGGCGACGCGAAGGTCAGGCCACGCTGCTGGCACTCTTTCACGTCAAACGCAGGGTCACCCAGCACATACGACAGGAACTCGAGGCGCGCAAAACCATTGTGCGACACGATAGGGAAGATCGAAGAAAAAGCCGACTGCAGACCCTCGGCCTTGCGTCCCGATGGGACAGCATCAGCCTGGAGGAAGTTCTCGTAGGATTCCAGCTGGGTAGCCAGCAGGTAGGGAACGTTGTGAACGTTGGCGCGTTTCGCGAACGACTTGCGAATACGCTTCTTCTCAGTAAATGAGTAGTGCATGGACACTCCGTGAGTGACAGAAAGGATGAAGAATTCAGGATTTGCCAGTGGCACGCGCCACCACCACACACAATTCCTGAAGTCTTTACTCTTTCGCGCCAGATGAAAAGGACAAGCAAACTGCTGTGTTACGATATTTCTGAG
It contains:
- the rpoC gene encoding DNA-directed RNA polymerase subunit beta', coding for MKALLDLFKQVQQNESFDAIKIGLASPEKIRSWSFGEVKKPETINYRTFKPERDGLFCAKIFGPIKDYECLCGKYKRLKHRGVICEKCGVEVTLAKVRRERMGHIELASPVAHIWFLKSLPSRLGMVLDMTLRDIERVLYFEAYVVTDPGMTPLKKSQIMSEDDYAAKYEEYGDDFTAFMGAEGIRELLRSIDIHRDADALRVELKESKSEAKIKKYAKRLKVLEAFQRSGIKPEWMIMEVLPVLPPELRPLVPLDGGRFATSDLNDLYRRVINRNNRLKRLMELRAPEIITRNEKRMLQEAVDSLLDNGRRGKAMTGANKRPLKSLAEMIKGKGGRFRQNLLGKRVDYSGRSVIVVGPQLKLHQCGLPKLMALELFKPFIFNKLELMGLATTIKAAKKLVEVQEPVVWDILEEVIKEHPIMLNRAPTLHRLGIQAFEPVLIEGKAIQLHPLVCAAFNADFDGDQMAVHVPLSIEAQMEARTLMLASNNILFPSNGEPSIVPSQDIVLGLYYASREAINAKGEGMMFPDVSEVIRAYDNKEVELATRITVRIVEFPRNAEGGFDQTLTRYETTVGRAILSEILPKGLPFSVLNRSLKKKEISKLINTSFRKCGLRATVVFADKLMQSGFRLATRAGISIAVDDMMIPDVKKGMIAAAEAEVKQIEQQYSSGLVTAGERYNKVVDIWGKTSDEVGKAMMDQLKIEPVTKRDGTEGTQESFNAIYMMADSGARGSAAQIRQLAGMRGLMAKPDGSIIETPITANFREGLNVLQYFISTHGARKGLADTALKTANSGYLTRRLVDVTQDLVVIEDDCGTNNGTHMKALVEGGEVIEALRDRILGRVTGTDVVNPETQETLFEAGTLLDEDMVEEIERVGIDEVKVRTPLNCDTRFGLCAKCYGRDLGRGMLVNSGEAVGVVAAQSIGEPGTQLTMRTFHIGGAASRAAVASSVEAKSNGTVRFTATMRYVTNGKGAQIVITRSGEVLITDDHGRERERHKVPYGATLIVKDGQAVKAGIALATWDPLTRPIITEYAGTIRFENVEEGVTVARQVDDVTGLSTLVAIDPKRRGSAGKVLRPQVKLLNEENQEVKIAGTEHAVAIGFQVGSLIMVKDGQQVSVGEVLARIPTESQKTRDITGGLPRVAELFEARSPKDAGMLAEVTGTVAFGKETKGKQRLEITDMDGNKHEFLITKDKQVLVHDGQVVNKGEMIVDGPADPQDILRLLGIESLARYIVDEVQDVYRLQGVKINDKHIEVIVRQMLRRVQIVEAGDTDYIIGEQVERSELLDQNDRMNAVGKLPATYENVLLGITKASLSTDSFISAASFQETTRVLTEAAIMGKRDGLRGLKENVIVGRLIPGGTGLAFHRARKEKEVWEAEERQALLQQEKANMAAELQAMEDQQVASASAEQHDDGE
- the rpoB gene encoding DNA-directed RNA polymerase subunit beta translates to MHYSFTEKKRIRKSFAKRANVHNVPYLLATQLESYENFLQADAVPSGRKAEGLQSAFSSIFPIVSHNGFARLEFLSYVLGDPAFDVKECQQRGLTFASPLRAKVRLVILDKESPTKPVVKEMKEQEVYMGELPLMTTNGSFVINGTERVIVSQLHRSPGVFFEHDRGKTHSSGKLLFSARIIPYRGSWLDFEFDPKDILFFRVDRRRKMPVTILLKAIGMTPEQILANFFVFDNFVVRNDGGELEFVPERLRGEVARFDIVDPKSGKTIVTKDKRINAKHVRDIEAAGIKTISVPEDYLLGRVLAKNIVDQDTGEVIAVANDELTEELLGKLRDADVTEIQTLYTNDLDQGGYISQTLRTDDTADRTAARVAIYRMMRPGEPPTEESVEALFNGLFYMPERYDLSAVGRMKFNRRIGRDELTGDMTMSNEDILAVIKILVELRNGRGEVDDIDHLGNRRVRCVGELAENQFRAGLVRVERAVKERLGQAEADNLMPHDLINSKPISAAIREFFGSSQLSQFMDQTNPLSEVTHKRRVSALGPGGLTRERAGFEVRDVHPTHYGRVCPIETPEGPNIGLINSLALYARLNEYGFLETPYRKVDGSKVTDQIDYLSAIEEGRYIIAQANAAINENGQLIDELVSSREAGETILVSPERVQYMDVAPGQIVSVAASLIPFLEHDDANRALMGANMQRQAVPCLRPEKAVVGTGIERTVAVDSGTTVQALRGGMVDYIDAGRVVIRVNDDEAQAGEVGVDIYNLIKYTRSNQNTNINQRPIVQVGDRVARGDVIADGASTDLGELALGQNMLVAFMPWNGLNFEDSILISENVVKDDRYTSIHIEELSVVARDTKLGAEEITRDISNLAENQLARLDESGIVYIGAEVQAGDVLVGKVTPKGETQLTPEEKLLRAIFGEKASDVKDTSLRVPSGMVGTVIDVQVFTREGIQRDKRAQQIIDDELKRYRLDLNDQMRIVEGDAFERLERMLIGKIVNGGPKKMAKGAAITAEYLADLDKFHWFDIRPAEDDTANALEAIKESINEKRHQFDLAFEEKRKKLTQGDELQPGVQKMVKVYLAVKRRLQSGDKMAGRHGNKGVVSRIVPVEDMPFMADGRPADVVLNPLGVPSRMNVGQILETHLGWAAKGLGWRIGEMLQAQAKAQDLRVFLDKIYNETGRKEDLDSFSDEEILTLAGNLKNGVPFATPVFDGAHEEDIRRMLDLAFPDDIAANLGMTPSKNQVTMFDGRTGEAFERKVTVGFMHMLKLHHLVDDKMHARSTGPYSLVTQQPLGGKAQFGGQRFGEMEVWALEAYGASYVLQEMLTVKSDDVNGRTKVYENLVKGDHVIEAGMPESFNVLVKEIRSLGIDIDLERN